The following coding sequences lie in one Eulemur rufifrons isolate Redbay chromosome 11, OSU_ERuf_1, whole genome shotgun sequence genomic window:
- the HLX gene encoding H2.0-like homeobox protein, translated as MFAAGLAPFYASNLGLWSAAYCSPAGPGGCAFALDPAAGKKPSFCIADILHAGAGEPGAAPEGLAGASAAALTAHLGSVHPHASFQAAARSPLRPTPVVAPSEVPGGFPQRLSPLSAAYHHRHPPQQPPPPQPPQQPRAGALQPPTPGTRAGPNPHPSGSAPAPSSKDLKFGIDRILSAEFDPKVKEGNTLRDLTSLLTGGRPAGVHLPGLQPSAGQFFAALDPINEASAILSPLSSNPRNSVQHQFQDTFPGPYAVLTKDTMPQTYKRKRSWSRAVFSNLQRKGLEKRFEIQKYVTKPDRKQLAAMLGLTDAQVKVWFQNRRMKWRHSKEAQAQKDKDKEAGEKPPGGAPAADGERDERSPSRSEGEAESESSDSESLDMAPSDTERTEGAERPPHQTTVIKASASGVLIAGSGGSGGSGGGGGGFSFGSASSLGSSGGASELLPAPQPAALSAPRSPEPAPAPLGGV; from the exons ATGTTCGCGGCGGGGCTGGCTCCCTTCTACGCCTCCAACCTCGGCCTCTGGTCGGCCGCCTACTGCTCCCCGGCCGGCCCGGGCGGCTGCGCCTTCGCGCTGGACCCCGCCGCCGGCAAGAAGCCGTCCTTCTGCATCGCGGACATCCTGCACGCCGGCGCCGGGGAGCCGGGGGCGGCCCCGGAGGGCCTGGCGGGGGCCTCGGCCGCCGCGCTCACGGCGCACTTGGGCTCCGTGCACCCGCACGCCTCTTTCCAAGCGGCCGCCAGGTCCCCGCTGCGGCCCACCCCGGTGGTGGCGCCCTCGGAGGTCCCCGGCGGCTTCCCGCAGCGCCTGTCCCCGCTCTCGGCCGCCTaccaccaccgccaccccccgcagcagccgccgccgccgcagcccccGCAGCAGCCCCGGGCCGGCGCCCTGCAGCCCCCGACCCCGGGGACGCGCGCGGGCCCGAACCCCCACCCCAGCGGCTCCGCCCCGGCCCCCTCCAGCAAGGACCTCAAATTCGGAATCGACCGCATTTTATCTGCGGAATTTGACCCGAAAGTCAAGGAAGGCAACACGCTGCGAG ACCTCACGTCCCTGCTAACCGGCGGGCGGCCCGCGGGGGTGCACCTCCCCGGCCTGCAGCCCTCGGCCGGCCAGTTCTTTGCGGCTCTGGATCCCATTAACGAGGCTTCTGCCATCCTGAGTCCCTTAAGCTCGAACCCGAGAAACTCAGTCCAGCACCAGTTCCAAGACACGTTTCCAG GGCCCTATGCTGTGCTCACCAAGGACACCATGCCGCAGACGTACAAGAGGAAGCGCTCGTGGTCCCGCGCTGTCTTCTCCAACCTGCAGAGGAAAGGCCTGGAGAAAAGGTTTGAGATCCAGAAGTACGTGACCAAGCCGGACCGAAAGCAGCTGGCGGCGATGCTGGGCCTCACTGACGCTCAG GTCAAAGTGTGGTTCCAGAACCGGAGGATGAAGTGGCGGCACTCCAAGGAGGCCCAGGCCCAAAAGGACAAGGACAAGGAGGCCGGCGAGAAGCCTCCGGGCGGAGCCCCGGCTGCGGATGGTGAACGGGATGAGAGGAGCCCCAGCCGCTCCGAAGGCGAGGCCGAGAGCGAGAGCAGCGACTCCGAGTCCCTGGACATGGCCCCTAGCGACACGGAGCGGACTGAGGGGGCCGAGCGGCCTCCGCACCAAACAACAGTCATTAAGGCCTCGGCCAGCGGCGTCCTCATCGCCGGCAGCGGCGGGAGTGGagggagcggcggcggcggcggcggtttCAGCTTCGGCAGCGCCAGCAGCCTCGGCAGCAGCGGCGGCGCCTCGGAGCTGCTCCCCGCGCCCCAGCCCGCAGCCCTGAGCGCTCCCAGGAGCCCCGAGCCCGCGCCAGCCCCGCTGGGCGGCGTATAG